The sequence ATATCAAAAAGTACGCCATGAGCGCATAATATCGAAGTTAAACAATTGTACCCTTGATACTTAATTTTcacgtcggtaatcattattatgtaaccacttGACCAGCGATCAAGTGATAGAGATGTTAAACCTAATAGATCCATTTATAATAACTAGGCTCACCTAAATCAGTGATTGACGATATTAAAGTACGAATTTGCATGCAAAAACATGTATAGACAGTAAACTCGTGTTATAGCATATAATTCAAGTACTTGTGTCCAACACGTAAAACAATTTAAAACAAGCATGGTTCTCACTCCAAATATAAAATATTGAAAAGAGTAAAGAAGCGGGACTATGaagactcaccttaaatagcacatCAAAATTTATCACACAAATGCAATAAAAGTATAGCAGACCGTAGCACTCAACCAAGAGATACAAGTTGATCATtaatcatatcattattattattgtttatgttATATGTATAGTTACATATATAATTCTTATGTTATTTTATTTGTTCATCAATAGttgttataattatattatatgattaatagatATAAATGTTTCAATATTCGAGTTTAGAAAACAACGTCTAAATATGTTTCAAAAGAACAAAGGCAATTGTGTCACACCATAACATAGGTGCGCCACACTTTTTTGCGTTCCGATGCGCCACACTGTCTGACCAGTATGCCTCATTGGTTGACGAGGCAGTGGGCCGCACCAAAGGAGTGGTGCGCCGCAACATTCGAGCAAAATCTGAaaaccggttctatttccttattATCGATTCGGTTTTAGGGTTAGAAAAatgaaatattttaataattttaaccCAAATCAATATATTAAACAAGTTTTCATCATAATAATAGTATACGATTAAAGTAAAAAGATTAGGTTTAATTTATACATTTGAACGAAAAGATAAATGAGCTCGATCGAATGGTGACGATCCACAAAaattgatggtgatggtggtgttggTCTCGTCGACCAAGAGAGAGGAGAGGGAAATAATGAATGAATTGAATGAGAGGTGAGGGAGTCTAATAATTTATAGGGTAAAAATCAGGGTTAGGGTTAAGAGTTAGAGTAAGACTCAAGTTAGCTTTTCTCAGAGAATAAGTCAAAAGATTATTCTAGAATGTTTAAAAGGATAAGCTTTTTTaaagatttgataatatatatttttttaaattatctACTTAACCCTTTTAAAtactttatttaattatttaattactaattatttttttatttcttttttaccgataatttatatatatatatatatatatatatgtatatattatacggttttatatatacatatttattttattatttatttataactatatatatatacagctttattatttattataatatataagttACACTAAAATCCTTAAACAATTAACTTCGTTAGGTCGGTAAGTTTATGATCATGATCAACCGTTAAACGAACAACTTAAGTATCCTATGTTTCGTTAGTCACAATTGACCAAGTCAGTTTCCTAACTGTAGTGTTCTAGTTTTTTCAAAAATGCACATGAACGTTTAGCATATAATTCATGTTTAGGACACAAACACCAAAGTAAAAGTTATAACTTAACTTAACAGTCGTTATCTATCTAACGAAAAACATAACGAAAAAATGTAGGTTATTACACGCACTCTCCGTGGGACAAAATTAATTTACATACTGCCTAGTACTACATTGATGGGGACTGTTGCTTGTAATGTGTGCTAGTAGTTAGTTAGTGAGTTTTGTTTGATAAACTTAAAGGTCGATCTATGTACATCATTGGTTTTATCTTGTTTATTTCGGGTTTTCTCTTTTCGAGTGTTTGATTTTTCAGCTTGTTTGTCAGATTTGTGCTTATCTTTGCTACATGTCTTCAAATTTTCACGTTTTTTATGTTTGGGGTGTTGTGAAATCTCTTGGTTTATGTTTTTGGTGTCTGGTTTGTTGTATTTTCCTCCCACCCTAAATCCTCTTCTTGTTAGCAATGTTTTCACCATCTTCCAGTTTCTCAGTTTTCCTTGGTTGGGCTCTATAAATTTGGTCGTCATGGAACACAACTAGGTTATTCCCCTTCATTTCGAGAAGCATGTAGGTTAATATAAGCCATCAAATTCTTTGTTCACCTTTTTACGATTTCTTACTTTTCAGCCACCGATTGTTTAATCTAGTAGCCTTCACGCCATCAAGTGTGACTTCCAATTGTCAAAGTATTAGGGACTCAACTCATTTGGTTCTCTCGATGATCGAGCTTGGTTTTCAGCCATTGATTGTTGGGGTTTGTGCGTATATAGGACAACTTTTGGGTGATTTCTTCTGATTCTTATTGTGGCATTCAGAACTTTTTGTTGGTGCGTGCTGCCTGTTTAAGCAGCCTTAGGGGTTGCACATGTTTGGTTGCTTGAGGAGAGGGTGTTAAAAGGAGGTTAGAGCTTCACGTGTTGTGGTTTGCTGTCTAGGGCCTGTTTGCCGTTTGTTTTCTTTAAGGATCACTCAAGACTCGGGAAAACACAAGATTTTAGATAGTATTTGATGGTATAAAGGGTAAAGGGgatgggggttttacttggccgcgCCCTTAGATCGGTtttaaggtttcctcccgggcagcgatgtgggcggggttattatcgctgcatccgCATAATCGAAACGGAAGATGATCGCaatgggtggtttagtcccctcggatgatcccaatcgctgtttaaaaaaaagaaaagaatgTATGTTTTGTTTGGTGTTTGTTATAATTTCAATTAGCATAGTCAAGTTTCACTTTTCAAGTAAACTGTACGGTCGATATACTTTAAAATAGACATGGTGAAATCTTTCAAGTCGTAACTAATTTAATTTGATATTAAAACCATTAATTCTAATTTATGTGTTTTGGGTGAAAAAAAATCCTTAAACAAACCAAACTTTATCGTGTCCTTTTACCGTgtaaaattaaaccctaatcacaGAAAATTAATAGAGTGGTTGTACTTTTTACTGATTGAAAAATTGTTGAAAAATTGTATCGAATAAAAAATTGATAGCGAAAAGGCGGGGAAAAGGTCACGAAAAGCTCGATACGGAGTTAAGAAAAAGAGAGAGGGAGAGAATAGGTGTAGGAATCGAGGATTCATAGAAAACCTCGCTTCAATGCAAACAGGTCAAACACTTGCAGACATTTTCACTCttgttttgacaaatacatatctccaaattttacaTCCTTCCAATTTACTTGTTGCCATTCCCCCATCACCCTTTTCAACCACCCCCACCACCCCCTTGTTCCTCCGGCCAACCTCCGATCAACCACTTCCGGCCAACcacattttatttttaattttaattttagttttttgaAGAAACAAGTGGGGTTAACAAGAAAACACAGAATCCCAATGTTCCCCTGTTCTAGTCTCTACGTCATTTATCTCTTGTATCTTTTTTCTTAACCCTTTTTCTTGTATTCACATTATTTAAACCCTCATTTCACCTTTATGCTTCCTACTAATTTTGTGAAGTTgcaaccaactactatcttttttGGTCGTAAATTGTTAAAAGTGACCGGAATCAGCAATGGTGAGGAAACGAGCAGCATCTGATATGGAGCTCCAAACCGACACCGAGCCCAACCACCACCGATTACTCCGGCGAACTCCGACGTCGAACCCGCTCGACATTGTCGGTTTCGGCGAATTACCATCGTCATCACAAACTGCCAATAATCAACCCAAAAATTTCAATTCTTTCGTCACCCTAAATCCAAACAACAATGCTGACCAAATTAATAGTCACCACCACCACCTGCATCATCAATCCAACTACTCCACTATGACGTCATTATCAACCACCTGCTCAACTAATTATATCGATTCATCATCAAATAACAACAAAAATAATCCCCCTCCGTTATGCGTATTCTCCGGCCTTCCTTTATTTCCGCCTGATAAAAACCACTACAATCTGTCAAATATAACGCCGTTACTTAACACTGCTGCAGATACTACCAACACCGTCAACATTAGCGGCGCCGTTATGCCTACCGACGACTCCATCACAGCGACCGCATGGATTGATAGCATAATCAAGGACTTACTTCATACTTCAACTGACGTATCAATACCTCACCTCATTCATAACGTTAGAGAGATTATACATCCGTGTAACCCTAATTTAGCTACGTTACTTGAATACAGGCTCCGTTCGTTAACAGATCCACCTCCAAATTTAGTAGATCGACAGTCAATTCATGATtcgaacgatacttttaataattctaGGGTTTCGATTAGAGGTAAAGACGCACTTTCTTCACCGGCTAACATGTTTCCGATTCCGGTTACTCAAACGGAGTTAAACAATTGGGAAGGAGTGAATAATAATAGTACGGAAAATTACACTAGCGCGTCGGCTTCAACCGCGCTACAAGAACAGCTACCACCGCCACAACCACCGCATCAGGAATCACCGCCGTCAGGACCACCGGCAGCTGTCGATCAAAACGCGGTGACTGCCTCCGTACAAGCAGCAACACTGACAATGCGGGAGAAGAAACGAGAAGAAATTCGACAACAAAAACGAGACGAACAAGGTTTACATTTACTTACATTACTATTACAATGTGCTGAAGCAGTTTCAGCTGATCATTTCGAAGAAGCGAATAAGATGTTACTCGAGATCTCGGAGCTTTCGACACCGTACGGAACTTCAGCACAACGCGTTGCAGCGTATTTCTCGGAAGCCATGTCAGCACGGCTAATGAGTTCATGTTTAGGTATATACGCAACTCTCCCGCCAAACGTAGCGGTTCATTCAGGAATAAAAAGGATGACGTCCGCTTTTCAAGTGTTTAACGGAATTAGTCCGTTTGTTAAGTTTTCGCATTTTACTGCGAATCAGGCGATACAGGAAGCGTTTGAGAGGGAAGATAGGGTTCATATAATCGATCTAGATATCATGCAAGGGTTGCAATGGCCTGGACTTTTTCATATATTGGCTTCGAGACCGGGTGGGCCTCCGTTCGTGCGGTTGACCGGATTGGGGACCTCGTTGGATGCGCTTGAGGCGACCGGTAAACGGTTGTCGGATTTTGCAGATAAACTAGGGCTGCCGTTTGAGTTTTCAGCTGTTGCTGATAAAGTTGGGAATTTGAATCCGGAGAGATTGAAGGTTAGTAAGAGGGAAGCTGTTGCAGTTCACTGGTTGCAGCATTCTTTATATGATGTTACCGGTTCGGACACCAACACGTTATGGTTTCTTCAAAGGTATATAATATGTTAATAATGTGATTCATTATATCAACCAAATTATTACTGTAATTATCATCATCATGCTTTACTATCTAAGTTTTTATCCGCTTATTGTTCATCACTGAGGTTTTGGAATTCGGATCAACTTATTTTGTAGCTTATcggtttaatttttttttggcTAACAATCTTATTGGTTTGTGCTCGTGACCTTCATTAAGATGTATGCTAAAGTTGGAACTCATATGCCCTAAAAAAGAGCTTATCGCCATAGTAACTATTCAAAGAAGTTGAAAAaacataaaataacttattatttttatgaaaacatgtAAATGCATTTTTATGATGTTGAATTAGTTGTGCCATGCTAGTGTTTTGTGGTTAATTTGGGGTCAATGATTTTTTAATTAGTTAGAGTTTATAAATATTAACTGACAGTTTATAAGGTTTACATTTGGGATTTGGTTACTTTGCAATGACTTACAAATCTGTTTATATATTAATGGTTAATCATCTCCATTCATAAAAATTTAAGTTGACTGTTTGTGCCTCAGATGGGCTCCAAAAGTGTACTTTTAATCCTGCTTGCTGGATccatattagtttttttttttttttttttttatgttgtggaGATAATTGTGTCATACTAGTGCTAATGGGTTGTTTTCGATCAGTTTGCCGCAACTTAAGAGTTTACTTAGCTTCCATAAGGTGTACATTTGGCTATTTTCCGTTTGAGTAGGTGGTAGCGAGTTACATTGAATTATTAGTATCTTTCTTTTTTGGTCTGATAAACCTTGACAAATGGTGTCTCAGGTTGGCCCCAAAAGTGGTGACAGTTGTAGAACAGGACTTGAGCCATGCGGGATCATTCTTGGGACGTTTTGTAGAAGCAATTCACTACTACTCAGCATTGTTTGACTCATTAGGATCGAGCTATGGTGAAGAGAGCGAAGAGAGACACATGGTGGAACAACAGCTGCTATCAAAGGAAATACGGAACGTATTGGCAATTGGGGGGCCGTCAAGGAGTGGGGAACAAAAGTTTAACAATTGGAGGGAGAAATTGGAACAATGTGGGTTCAAGGGTATATCTTTAGCAGGAAATGCAGCTGCACAAGCAACACTTTTACTTGGGATGTTTCCTTCAAATGGGTACACTCTAGTGGAGGATAAAGGTACTCTTAAACTTGGATGGAAAGATCTTTGTTTGCTTACTGCGTCTGCTTGGAGACCTTAGTAAGACGTGTAGATCATGGGTCATGTACTCTGGCTTAGCTTGTTTAAATGGATCGATAGTCTATTAAGTGATCCAAGAATCTACTTCTCATTGTTACGATGAGAAGGAAAACAGAAAAGCAAAGATTGATCGTTTGGAGAATTCAACAGTTTTGAAGGATGTAATGAACAATGTTCTTAGTCGACTTATGTTCGTATCTATTGTTATTTTTGGTTACTACAATAACGTGTAACTTTGCTTGTTTCTTTATATTGCAAAGGATATTATATAATCTAATGAGCCATTCATTTGGAGGATTTTAATTATTCCATCAGGATATATTTGATGAAAGCAAATATATGGCTTAATTGCGTAGTGTCATATATAGGTGGTGATATCAAAAGAAGGTTTAATGAACGTACGTCTCAACTGTAAATTTGAACCCCCACCCAGAACACGTTTTGCCTCAATCGCTAACTAAAATGATTTTTAAGAAGGTAGTGTTTACTAATGATCGAGGGTCCTATCTCATGGATCAATGAGGTAGGCTAACGCTAGGGGAAAAGATACGTTAACTATTACTCGGTATTAAGTCTTTAGTTATGGGATGTAGCATTTTTGATTTTAAATATTTAGAGCGACGAACTAAGTTAGCTAAATGTGGGCAAAAAGCCATAATACAAGGTTTAAACGATGACTAAAAGAGAAAAAAGGTCAATAATACAAGGTAGTGAAATTACATTAATAAAGTTGGAAACAACAATGGGCTGGCTACACTTGGATAATATCGTTGGCTTGTGGGACAaaactttcaacttcaaacattgcTTGGCAACAATGGCCTGACTTCTCTACAATGTATCAACAATGGCAGGAGGATAGCAAACAAATTAAGATCATATGTAAACTTCAATGTTTGACACGTAAACTTTGCCTTAATTTGCTCATGATTATTATGCAAATCCTTAACAATTATAATGGAGTATATCTATTACAGTACTGACCAGTGTTCTTGCATGGAATCGTTAAAACAGCGCGTAAGCATTAAGCCATTAAAGGCAacgtgaaacgacccgacccaatccatagggacgaatacaataacatatgattacatcgcgaggcatttgacctctatatgatacgttttataaacattgcattcttttgaaaagatataccataaatgaatatttaaaattcaatgttttcgacatctgatgatttctacatatagacaatcaccgtaaataacaatttacaagaatacttccgttgacaatgcagtcaaaataaatacacggtgatgattttgtgaatgcaatgcttcctcgaataaaacatgtatgactccatgcacatggtttctctaacatatattcaaacagcggaagacttctaggaacctgagaataaacatgctttaaacgtcaacataaagttggtgagatataggtttaatgctagcagcgttataaatatagaccacaagatttcatatacataaacgttttaataaaaatattctaagttgttgagcacttgataaccatacttaacatttaatcaacgtcgcatattccctttattatgaaatcttactacaccgtaccaagtgtagtcaccgaaacgaagtactgtgcaaccgttgaatactggtcgtccagtccggttggggttgtcaggcccgatagatctatcaacatgattcgcgtttacaatacctcatgtaaatagtagttaccaagttacagggaagtatgccagtggtacaactcaacgtagaatatatatttttaatcacttgtgtccataacgtaaatcataaaatgcatgtattctcatcccgaaatatttagagtttaaaagtgggactatatactcacttttgccttgaaggtatttaactcgacttggtctccgatagatatcacaacctaaccatatatataatatatcaacatattttcttttcaagtaatcgttacacacacacacacacacacacacacatatatatatatatatatatatatatatatatatatatatatatatatatatatatatatatatatacttataatacttttaatattttcttagtccgtagttagcagtccgatgttagtggtccacaattagttgctcaataaaataactaaagaccccatcgtattcgtattgatcagaattaatctcgacccatggtaccatgttgtcaaatgacgtgttgcgtacataaagtaccgtgttgtcaaatgacgtgttgcgtacaatcatgaggtcttatgattaatcttctcgtgttgtttacgggtggtcctgaaatatataaaatcaaatcataagtaattatatataaaatatcatattaattagaaaagatatgattaatttattttatctccaaatattttcgtaactaaactagcttcggatacccaatcttgttttagtcgtagtttcttcattacaactccgtttttgttggttaaacttgccacttccttggatcgagtcaaattttaagaatatgaactgaaaataccttagtttgtattcgaaatcacaggttataggtcaaactttggtaaaacttatgaaagtgatcattttccatcataaaaacaacatttaatgatcatttttctaaaaatactcacactttgagttaaaccatgaaatttttatgtgttaacatattcataagaaatatcatttttccagaacatgaatttccaattcaaagttcaagatggtttttaattatccaacccaaaacagcccccggttgcactccgacgacgtagattcagtttttaaggtgttctttgtaaaaccaagttatatcttgttaagttagcatatcattatgatatattacaggtcttgaagtgttttaaaagttaagttagaaggatctatttagtttgcaaacaagtttgaaatcattcaaactatgttcttgttgttaaaattttacaacataaaataagatagctatataattatgaatcgaacaagattatgaacaaggttactacctcaagttacttggacaaagttactgtaagagataagaaaaaatcttagaatcaaagagtggtggagttagatcaaaaggttgaaagtatacttcttcaaatgggtgattattttgatatgttcttgaaagagtttccttatggtgtttaaggcttgtaattgaagctaaatgatggggaaaatgcttggagatgatcaagtatgaagttaggagtattttaagagagaaataagggtgtaggtatgagaaaatggagtgaagaaatggtgttcattcataaaaacgtttttagtttataaagaaagaaaaagattcctaattttgttttcttactaataattcatgctacttgacaaattctagttacctcatatctagggcagtaataatgttgattaggatgttgatttgatgtgtatataccaatagtaaatacatatagaagctgggtatgatacgggtaca comes from Rutidosis leptorrhynchoides isolate AG116_Rl617_1_P2 chromosome 4, CSIRO_AGI_Rlap_v1, whole genome shotgun sequence and encodes:
- the LOC139843635 gene encoding protein SCARECROW, whose translation is MFPIPVTQTELNNWEGVNNNSTENYTSASASTALQEQLPPPQPPHQESPPSGPPAAVDQNAVTASVQAATLTMREKKREEIRQQKRDEQGLHLLTLLLQCAEAVSADHFEEANKMLLEISELSTPYGTSAQRVAAYFSEAMSARLMSSCLGIYATLPPNVAVHSGIKRMTSAFQVFNGISPFVKFSHFTANQAIQEAFEREDRVHIIDLDIMQGLQWPGLFHILASRPGGPPFVRLTGLGTSLDALEATGKRLSDFADKLGLPFEFSAVADKVGNLNPERLKVSKREAVAVHWLQHSLYDVTGSDTNTLWFLQRLAPKVVTVVEQDLSHAGSFLGRFVEAIHYYSALFDSLGSSYGEESEERHMVEQQLLSKEIRNVLAIGGPSRSGEQKFNNWREKLEQCGFKGISLAGNAAAQATLLLGMFPSNGYTLVEDKGTLKLGWKDLCLLTASAWRP